A stretch of DNA from Ctenopharyngodon idella isolate HZGC_01 chromosome 6, HZGC01, whole genome shotgun sequence:
AGCCCCTGCGTTCCCGATGCAGGGTTTTCCTAATGGATACCCAGGATACCCAATCAGTGCAGACTCATCGCAGCCCTCTCTCACCAACGACCACAGACACAGCCTCATGGGACTGGATGACCAAGTGAGAACAAACACCTGCCTGTGCACACATACAGTAGTCACAAATAGTATTTGGATGCTCAAGCAACACTGCATTAGCCACAACATaccaaatcaatcaaataaTGCTAGACCTTTTctatacttcacccaaaaataagaattttgttatcatttactcaccctcatgtcgttccatacctgtatgactttctttgtcCTGTGGAACAAAAAGGAACATTTTTAAGGATGTTTACAATGCTTTAGTCTATTCAGTGAAAGTcattggggtccaaaacaacattggaccaacatgagaataaatgatgacagaatagtaatttttggatgaactaacacCTTAACCAATTCATCTCATAGTGATTTTAGTGGATGTTTTTAGCAGAGTAACCACAGATTCAAGTTCATCACATTTAAAACCACATAGCTTCTAACAAGTGAATTGTTTTTGCttgaaaagtgtgtttgtgctatttaattttaagtaaatgccTCTTGATTTGATGTTGAGTTATTTAATACAGTGACATTCATGCATTTGTAAGTTTGGCTTAAATTtctaaaaaatacttttgaaaCCTTTGtacatttgaataataataaaactttttCCAGGTGTTAAAATATCTATACTTTAACACTTAGCCCAGGCAATTAGTGTGCAGTAAGTCACTTATATAGCAACTAACAAACCTTTCTCGCTTGTTTTCAGACCCATACATATGTGAATACAGTGGGAATGGAAACTGACCTCTCGAGCCGCCACTGTGTCCACTCCCTGCCTGAAGTGCGGCCCACCACCTACCCAGAAACCTCAACTACCACCACCATACGTGGGGGCCCAGTCCCAGGCcaacccagcatgcattgctgCCCCATGGACGACCCTCACAAAGACCCTCAGGTCTTCCTCCAGCCTGGAGCCCAGGAGGTGAAGTTCATGTTGGGTCCGACCCCAGCACAGCGCCACCTgatggagagagacagagaccgCCACGTCACTCACCCGCTTCGAGCGCCAGACGGCAGCTCCGAAACAGAAGGAGAGGAGACCCCGTCCGTACACATGTGCAACACACACTCCTATCACCATTGCCATCATCTAATGCACCGACACCCGAGCATGGAGCCTTGCTCAGAAAGCCAGCTGACATATGAGAATATCAACGGACTCCGAGGGGCACGTAGGCAAAGGCTAAGTCCGAGCACTGTGTCCCAATCTCAGTCTTTGGGCTCCAGTAGCAGTAGCAGCACCACTGGTGAttcccgcacacacacacatccacattCCCTCCCGCTGACGCACACACACGCTTCCTCACTGCCTCCGCAGGCATACGGCTGTGACCGGGGAATGGGGGTCGGTGGTCATCGACGCACCGCGTTGCTCAACTATGAGAACCTTCCATCGCTCCCCCCAGTTTGGGAATACCGTGCGCTTCAGCGTGAGGAAGAAGAAGATCAGGATGAAGATGAGGATGAGGACGAGTAtgatgaggaagaggaagaagaataTGATGAGTACGAGTATTCCGAAGGGCCCGCAACCCCAAACGGATATCATCAGGAGAGTGGCGGCGGCGGTGGGATTCATCGTGACGCTCTACAGAACTATGTCAACACTGAACAGGTGTGTAAACAAAAGCACAAGCAAATACATATTGTGAGAATATGCCAAATCTAATTACATATCAGAGAACTGTAAAATAGTGATTTCCAGGCATGGAAAGTCATGAAAATAGATacaaattttatataataaatgtatatttatggtcacactttagtttagggtccaattctcactattaactaactattaactacaacttttgcctcaataaactcctaattactgcttattaatagtaaggtattaagtttaggtattgggtacgattaagggatgtagaatatggtcatgtaaaaggcattaatatgtgctttataagtacaaATAACAGTCAAtgtcctagtaatatgcatgctaa
This window harbors:
- the frs3 gene encoding fibroblast growth factor receptor substrate 2, producing the protein MGSCWSCLYRDAIQDNHLNKFKVTNVDDEGNELGSGTMELTQTELILHTRKRDAIRWPYLCLRRYGYDSNLFSFESGRRCQTGQGIFAFKCSRAEEIFNLLQELMQCNSINVVEEPMIMTRPGHAPEMDMPRTPQTPNTPAFPMQGFPNGYPGYPISADSSQPSLTNDHRHSLMGLDDQTHTYVNTVGMETDLSSRHCVHSLPEVRPTTYPETSTTTTIRGGPVPGQPSMHCCPMDDPHKDPQVFLQPGAQEVKFMLGPTPAQRHLMERDRDRHVTHPLRAPDGSSETEGEETPSVHMCNTHSYHHCHHLMHRHPSMEPCSESQLTYENINGLRGARRQRLSPSTVSQSQSLGSSSSSSTTGDSRTHTHPHSLPLTHTHASSLPPQAYGCDRGMGVGGHRRTALLNYENLPSLPPVWEYRALQREEEEDQDEDEDEDEYDEEEEEEYDEYEYSEGPATPNGYHQESGGGGGIHRDALQNYVNTEQLQPPTRLRHACPPPHPHPPERANRVFNFDFRRQRAGRGSTTCEQHSRHPPPPPSRQLNYIQVDLEGEPSGCSGHGGGGPVPQRPPPLKRGMAAAAAAPSSRRGECYAVIDLKKTAAMSNLQKALPRDDGTSRKTRHNSTDLPL